The Anaerolineae bacterium genome includes the window CAAATGGATTATACCATGCTGGCCAGCCGGGGGCAACTCAAGCCGTTCTCCTAAACACTGACCATTGCAGAAGAAAAAGCCAGGAAATGTCTGTCTGGAATTCACATGTGGAGATAAAGGATGAGACTCTGGCTTGCGGAGCGGAGGTGTATCAGCCAAGATAATCGAAGAGCGAGGGACCTAATAGCCGGGCACTGGCTGCTAGAATAGCCCGATACATCCGTTCCTCGAGATGGAGATCGAGCGAAGCCTTCGCCATGTCAGCGTCTTCGATCTGGCCAAGGAGGCCGCGCAAATTCACATCTAAGGCATCCAGACGGGATATGGTTTCATCCACCTGCCGAGCACGCGAGCCGATCACTGCCAGCGTTTCTAACGTAGTGTTCATCGCTTCTTCTAGCTCGCCGATGGAAACGCGAAGTCCCGCCGTGTCGCCGGCTCGAAGACGGCCATACAGGTCGCCAAGCGTAGCGAACATCTTTTGAAATAGCTGGTGATCACCGGGTACGTTCACCTGAATCCGGACTGTACCTTCTAGTTGATGTTCCATCGGGCCACTATCGCCCCGATAGCTCACCTGAGGAGCGGGAGTCCAGGTAAGCTCGAATGGCTGGGTGGTCACCTTCCGCCCGGCGAAGAGGTAGAGCCCTCGATGATCGGAGTTGCCAATTTGCACCGCCTGCTCGATCAACTTGCCGACCTCAACAGCCCACACTTGAAACCCTTCCTGGGATTGAGCTGCCTCATTGGCCGCGTGTAGCGCGATGACACGGGCGCGCTCGGCCACCTGCTGTAGGCCCTTTAAGGCGACCTCTGTAGCGCTGAGCCAATCGTCCGTCAGGCTGAGATTGCGACGTGTGGCCTCTAACGCCTGGAGATGCGAGCGG containing:
- a CDS encoding flagellin, which gives rise to MRVTQRRLIEEASQSIAGYFERLQKIQSIIASGKKLQKPEDDPLGAERALSIRSHLQALEATRRNLSLTDDWLSATEVALKGLQQVAERARVIALHAANEAAQSQEGFQVWAVEVGKLIEQAVQIGNSDHRGLYLFAGRKVTTQPFELTWTPAPQVSYRGDSGPMEHQLEGTVRIQVNVPGDHQLFQKMFATLGDLYGRLRAGDTAGLRVSIGELEEAMNTTLETLAVIGSRARQVDETISRLDALDVNLRGLLGQIEDADMAKASLDLHLEERMYRAILAASARLLGPSLFDYLG